The segment ACGATCTACCTTTGTTGCATCTTTCCCAGAGAATGCACCACCACCATGACGTGCATAGCCACCGTATGTATCTACGATGATTTTACGTCCTGTTAAGCCAGCATCTCCCTTAGGTCCACCAATCACGAAACGACCAGTTGGGTTGATGAAATATTTTGTGTTCGCATCTAATAATTCACTTGGTACAACTGGTGCAATCACAAATTCTTTTAAATCTGCTTGAATTTGCTCTAATGTTACCTCTTCATCATGCTGTGTTGAAATAACAATTGTATCAACTCGTACAGGTATATTATGCTCATCGTACTCTACTGTTACTTGTGTTTTACCATCAGGACGTAAATAAGCAAGCTCACCTGATTTACGCACTGCTGTTAAACGGCGTGCTAATTTATGAGCTAGGCTAATTGGTAATGGCATTAGCTCGGGTGTTTCATTACATGCATAACCAAACATTAAGCCTTGGTCACCTGCTCCGATTGCTTCAATATCGGCATCTGTCATCGAGCCTTCACGTGCCTCTAAAGCTTGGTCAACACCTTGTGCAATATCAGGTGATTGTTCACCAATTGCTACAAGCACCGCTAAATTTTCAGCATCAAAGCCATATTTACCACGTGTATAGCCAATTTCCGCTACAGTATCACGAACAATACCTTTAATATCAACATACGTAGAGGTTGTAATTTCTCCTGCTACTAATACTAAGCCTGTTGTAACGGTTGTTTCACATGCTACACGTGCATTTGGGTCTTCTGTCAAAATGGCATCTAAAATAGCATCC is part of the Lysinibacillus sp. FSL K6-0232 genome and harbors:
- the metK gene encoding methionine adenosyltransferase, with protein sequence MTNRRLFTSESVTEGHPDKICDQISDAILDAILTEDPNARVACETTVTTGLVLVAGEITTSTYVDIKGIVRDTVAEIGYTRGKYGFDAENLAVLVAIGEQSPDIAQGVDQALEAREGSMTDADIEAIGAGDQGLMFGYACNETPELMPLPISLAHKLARRLTAVRKSGELAYLRPDGKTQVTVEYDEHNIPVRVDTIVISTQHDEEVTLEQIQADLKEFVIAPVVPSELLDANTKYFINPTGRFVIGGPKGDAGLTGRKIIVDTYGGYARHGGGAFSGKDATKVDRSAAYAARYVAKNIVAAGLAERAEVQLAYAIGVAQPVSIAVDTFGTGKVKESYIVEWVRELFDLRPAGIIKMLDLRRPIYKQTAAYGHFGRTDLDVPWEQTDKADALREKARLS